A genomic stretch from Rhabdothermincola salaria includes:
- a CDS encoding PKD domain-containing protein, with the protein MAVLASLLAVVPETIDPAPADAKAAPAVPLPDCERDGSGNPIGGACPVEHEDVTMTGGGRFSEGTRLDFELVPTMGPCHAWPNRGVWSPSPCYLDVTWGIGGCAYLDMASGVVNSSVSCAGSYLEPPGTSVPSVTYHNDMWMPGGPRNVCGGSPSFNVYVYGGPANVDGAIWSQRGPDAAKCGITWNTPRPDGLYGPTWVKVRGTMRVVTESGSSDTYSSMTAEAWVPWDGDLRNPGPDAAFEVEERGGGEFRFVNTSTHEQDLAMTYEWDFAGEDSSTATSPLHVFDTPGTKSISLTAEDSDGFTDSASQSVEVPAPPLDVWLTVPQLPDGTGVLPADEPFDIEVHLSAPSAVGPEQTVGDLSAVVPVGAAGAALTIPPWLEIVEAPTIPAEGFTLQRGASPTTLVWTVEPTTTGRFTARSNWQGEDASGAVAGPTEAELNSRVGRELDVTVELDPNPIDIEAEDGEITPGEVVATVTAENTAPVAIEGITWPEELELVRTDGSTVAEVRIEQTFGPRLPDGAEGPVDPGPFTLQPQEERAVEYVLEVGADGTWDVEALLTYADPGGATSASQGVGELKATVGSPLAIEMETSTGELTGWLTGGDEVKVYVDLVNLSTVNELEIDMSQMEVVAARNAGFRPLRPLDATLSAEACALPPGKVTIAPGETLSYHGLLLTSAGGATRSELGFELPGGIQIEPDGTETELDPTTYSLSPDPLELLYNVNTSVDMHPDWDAGDYATFAWYATDAFFVGVGEWMYNAVHGVVTLMELASDWENLTEAGGWLAATSLKAAKLYVDFWVFMGPAEKAAFIAEAGQKAYDLGIEAGMAVADAENQRAAAEALLPGWFADIEQAYATNDPALLGEVWGRAGGNVAAEVASCLIPTAKWKGSYSQLAEAAGEEAAQQTAAAARLARAGSGEAQRQVARQAAVNGGRVTESVATRLWGVGYAAFEAMDEFARSNNLLITLRDRTPGSIERLAQGFIEKMEHMKLKNVRAELDGPLGYLDDHADIVAFKKPIPDDELQQVLNGIADPDLRAEVATRHAKRSGEWDDYYDLYRSWEKDGFPSAFEHGTNISGGRTGDNRLPFRLNEVKGPDGEVIPDYFVPEVFVDGDWRGFTGDIDIVDIRHASGRSLNSSEARKVYEWFADSPINLRHGDTLHWFEHDELNPLKIFKIKVSQLKDFFVNGPDKLLQFSPDGARAVQLDPEKTLLVDRTVGSAERATYATYDGGYQHALTQVSTVSINGKLLEFNLDQLNPALLWTAPAGWILGDADPDAPLGICQPVADAADGLIVRQHATDPVLEVYDEATSTWSTYDTAACQATTGSSPLAAGAASPAADEGDGSVPLAYKPQTILTEPAGAGETTLEIAELPEMAPEAYPGDWFEVGDEIVIAPGTDNEERHTIAGFGSLITAEPLAHEHPRGTMVSVLNRPAATDPVDPTDPVDPTDPTDPTDPTDPTDPIDLTNPTDPAGPGGAGPGTDGSGGVDGPTLAGSESAAPVTPTGTLPYTGGSTTGWVPMALVLLAAGAALTVLGALRRRGR; encoded by the coding sequence ATGGCTGTGTTGGCGAGCCTGTTGGCGGTGGTCCCCGAGACGATCGATCCGGCGCCGGCCGACGCCAAGGCCGCGCCCGCGGTCCCCCTTCCGGACTGTGAGCGCGATGGGTCGGGGAACCCGATCGGTGGTGCATGTCCCGTCGAGCACGAGGACGTGACCATGACCGGCGGTGGTCGGTTCAGCGAGGGGACGCGGCTGGACTTCGAGCTCGTCCCGACGATGGGCCCGTGCCACGCGTGGCCCAATCGCGGCGTCTGGAGCCCCTCGCCCTGCTACCTGGACGTCACCTGGGGCATCGGTGGCTGTGCGTACCTCGACATGGCGAGCGGCGTCGTGAACTCGTCGGTGAGCTGCGCCGGCAGCTACCTCGAGCCGCCCGGCACCTCGGTCCCGTCGGTGACATACCACAACGACATGTGGATGCCAGGGGGCCCCCGCAACGTGTGTGGCGGGTCGCCTTCCTTCAATGTCTACGTCTACGGCGGACCGGCCAACGTCGACGGGGCCATCTGGTCGCAGCGAGGCCCCGACGCGGCGAAGTGTGGCATCACATGGAACACCCCCAGGCCCGACGGCCTGTACGGACCGACCTGGGTCAAGGTGCGCGGCACCATGCGGGTGGTCACCGAGTCGGGGAGCTCCGACACCTACTCGTCCATGACGGCCGAGGCCTGGGTCCCCTGGGACGGCGACCTGCGCAACCCCGGGCCCGATGCTGCCTTCGAGGTCGAGGAGCGCGGTGGCGGGGAGTTCCGGTTCGTGAACACCAGCACCCACGAGCAGGACCTGGCCATGACCTACGAGTGGGACTTCGCCGGTGAGGACAGCTCCACCGCCACCAGCCCTCTCCACGTCTTCGACACGCCGGGCACCAAGTCGATCAGCCTCACCGCCGAGGACAGCGACGGCTTCACCGATTCCGCCAGCCAGTCCGTGGAGGTGCCGGCGCCGCCGCTCGACGTGTGGCTCACCGTCCCCCAGCTCCCCGACGGCACCGGGGTGCTACCGGCCGACGAGCCCTTCGACATCGAGGTGCACCTCTCCGCCCCTTCGGCGGTTGGTCCCGAGCAGACCGTGGGCGACCTGAGCGCGGTGGTGCCGGTCGGCGCCGCCGGTGCCGCGCTCACCATCCCGCCCTGGCTGGAGATCGTGGAGGCGCCGACGATCCCGGCCGAGGGGTTCACCCTTCAGCGGGGCGCGTCACCCACCACGTTGGTGTGGACGGTGGAACCGACCACCACGGGCCGGTTCACCGCCCGGAGCAACTGGCAGGGTGAGGACGCCTCGGGTGCGGTGGCCGGGCCCACCGAGGCCGAGCTGAACAGCCGGGTCGGTCGCGAGCTCGACGTGACCGTCGAGCTCGATCCGAACCCCATCGACATCGAGGCCGAGGACGGCGAGATCACTCCGGGGGAGGTCGTCGCCACCGTGACGGCCGAGAACACGGCGCCGGTCGCCATCGAGGGCATCACCTGGCCCGAGGAGCTCGAACTGGTCCGTACGGACGGCTCGACCGTGGCCGAGGTGCGGATCGAGCAGACCTTCGGTCCCCGTCTCCCGGATGGTGCCGAGGGACCGGTCGACCCGGGTCCGTTCACCCTGCAGCCCCAGGAGGAACGCGCCGTCGAGTACGTGCTCGAGGTCGGCGCCGACGGGACCTGGGACGTCGAGGCCCTGCTCACCTACGCCGACCCCGGCGGGGCCACGTCGGCCTCGCAGGGGGTAGGGGAGCTGAAGGCCACGGTCGGGTCGCCCCTGGCGATCGAGATGGAGACCAGCACCGGTGAGCTCACCGGATGGCTGACCGGGGGTGACGAGGTGAAGGTCTACGTCGACCTCGTGAACCTCTCCACGGTGAACGAGCTCGAGATCGACATGTCGCAGATGGAAGTGGTCGCCGCCCGCAACGCCGGGTTCCGACCCCTCCGGCCCCTCGATGCCACCCTCTCCGCCGAAGCGTGCGCGCTACCACCGGGCAAGGTCACCATCGCCCCCGGCGAGACCCTCTCCTACCACGGCCTGCTGCTCACCTCTGCTGGTGGGGCCACGCGCTCCGAGCTCGGCTTCGAGCTCCCGGGTGGCATCCAGATCGAACCCGATGGCACCGAGACCGAGCTCGATCCGACCACCTACTCTCTCTCGCCCGACCCGTTGGAGCTGCTCTACAACGTCAACACGTCGGTGGACATGCACCCCGACTGGGACGCCGGTGACTACGCCACGTTCGCCTGGTACGCCACCGACGCCTTCTTCGTCGGGGTCGGCGAGTGGATGTACAACGCCGTCCACGGCGTCGTCACGCTCATGGAGCTGGCCTCCGACTGGGAGAACCTCACGGAGGCGGGTGGCTGGTTGGCCGCCACCTCGTTGAAGGCGGCCAAGCTCTACGTGGACTTCTGGGTCTTCATGGGTCCGGCCGAGAAGGCGGCGTTCATCGCCGAGGCCGGCCAGAAGGCCTACGACCTCGGCATCGAGGCCGGCATGGCCGTGGCCGACGCCGAGAACCAGCGGGCCGCGGCCGAGGCGCTGCTGCCCGGGTGGTTCGCCGACATCGAGCAGGCCTACGCCACCAACGACCCTGCCCTGCTCGGCGAGGTCTGGGGCCGGGCCGGGGGCAACGTGGCCGCCGAGGTGGCCTCGTGCCTGATCCCGACCGCCAAGTGGAAGGGCTCCTACAGCCAACTCGCGGAAGCTGCCGGTGAGGAGGCGGCGCAGCAGACCGCGGCTGCGGCTCGTCTGGCCAGGGCCGGGTCGGGTGAGGCCCAGCGCCAGGTGGCCCGCCAGGCCGCGGTGAACGGTGGCCGGGTCACCGAGTCGGTGGCCACGCGCCTGTGGGGCGTGGGCTACGCCGCCTTCGAGGCGATGGACGAGTTCGCCCGATCGAACAACCTGCTCATCACGCTGCGGGATCGCACCCCCGGTTCCATCGAGCGGTTGGCGCAGGGCTTCATCGAGAAGATGGAGCACATGAAGCTCAAGAACGTGCGGGCCGAGCTCGACGGGCCCCTCGGGTACCTCGACGACCACGCCGACATCGTGGCGTTCAAGAAGCCCATCCCCGACGACGAGCTCCAGCAGGTGCTGAACGGGATCGCCGATCCGGATCTGCGGGCCGAGGTGGCCACGCGCCATGCCAAGCGGTCCGGCGAGTGGGACGACTACTACGACCTCTACCGCTCGTGGGAGAAGGATGGCTTCCCGTCGGCCTTCGAGCACGGCACCAACATCTCCGGTGGCCGCACCGGCGACAACCGCCTGCCGTTCCGGCTGAACGAGGTGAAGGGTCCCGACGGTGAGGTGATCCCGGACTACTTCGTGCCCGAGGTGTTCGTCGACGGGGACTGGCGGGGCTTCACCGGCGACATCGACATCGTCGACATCCGCCACGCCTCGGGCCGCTCGCTCAACAGCAGCGAGGCCCGCAAGGTCTACGAGTGGTTCGCCGACTCGCCGATCAACCTGCGTCACGGCGACACCCTGCACTGGTTCGAGCACGACGAGCTCAACCCCTTGAAGATCTTCAAGATCAAGGTGAGCCAGCTCAAGGACTTCTTCGTCAACGGCCCGGACAAGCTGCTGCAGTTCTCGCCCGACGGCGCCCGAGCCGTGCAGCTCGATCCGGAGAAGACCCTGCTGGTCGACCGCACCGTGGGTTCGGCCGAGCGGGCCACCTATGCCACCTACGACGGCGGCTACCAGCACGCCCTCACCCAGGTGAGCACGGTGTCGATCAACGGCAAGCTGCTCGAGTTCAACCTCGACCAGCTCAACCCGGCACTGCTGTGGACGGCGCCGGCCGGGTGGATCCTCGGCGACGCAGACCCCGACGCCCCGCTCGGCATCTGCCAGCCGGTGGCCGACGCCGCCGACGGGCTCATCGTGCGCCAGCACGCCACCGACCCGGTCCTCGAGGTCTACGACGAGGCCACCTCCACGTGGTCCACCTACGACACCGCCGCCTGCCAGGCGACGACGGGATCGAGCCCGCTGGCCGCCGGTGCGGCGTCGCCGGCGGCCGACGAGGGCGACGGGTCCGTCCCGTTGGCTTACAAGCCCCAGACCATCCTGACCGAGCCGGCCGGTGCCGGGGAGACCACCCTCGAGATCGCCGAGCTCCCGGAGATGGCTCCCGAGGCGTACCCGGGCGACTGGTTCGAGGTGGGCGACGAGATCGTGATCGCCCCCGGCACCGACAACGAGGAGCGCCACACGATCGCCGGCTTCGGGTCGCTGATCACCGCCGAGCCCCTGGCCCACGAGCACCCGCGGGGCACCATGGTGTCGGTCCTGAACCGGCCCGCGGCGACGGACCCCGTCGACCCGACGGACCCCGTCGACCCGACGGATCCCACGGACCCGACCGACCCGACCGATCCCACGGACCCGATCGACCTGACGAACCCGACTGATCCGGCCGGTCCCGGTGGAGCAGGCCCGGGCACCGACGGGTCGGGCGGGGTCGACGGGCCGACGCTCGCCGGCTCGGAGTCGGCCGCGCCGGTGACCCCCACGGGCACGCTGCCCTACACGGGTGGCTCCACCACCGGGTGGGTGCCCATGGCCCTGGTGCTGCTGGCCGCCGGTGCGGCCCTCACCGTGCTGGGTGCCTTGCGCCGCCGAGGCCGCTGA
- a CDS encoding alpha/beta hydrolase family protein, whose amino-acid sequence MGKTGRITGGRPVDLGGHVHHITDDAETRPAIRRPRTAVVAALGFSMVLLAACSSSSDDGGGDGTTTTTVPAVEPVDFSGPGPYEVGTTTIDMGDRVAYVFYPADAAATAEAEVVDGYSSAVAFPEAVRAVMPEQFVQDIPLDAYRDVAPSPDGPFPVIIHSHGFGGYAAYASQHFEHMASWGFVTASPEHVERDLAASALGTVERGADVEVLRATYAELEEADAGGLLAGSMDLDQLAVEGHSAGGSAVMSFAADPEVKTVIGQAPGPGVDVDPEAPDREAALTAAYADATPPDKPSMILAGEVDATIPLTSVDLLFDWLAPPKRYAVLAAAGHNAFTDLCAPIRAQGGLTQFAGTLPVPDQLLELGEDGCTEGDLEPELGYRIIDHLTVAQLRDVFGIDAEVAAASLEQAWLEELFPGALARYEYVP is encoded by the coding sequence GTGGGCAAGACTGGCCGGATCACTGGCGGACGACCCGTCGACCTGGGGGGACACGTGCACCACATCACCGACGACGCCGAGACGCGCCCGGCCATCCGACGACCGCGCACGGCCGTGGTGGCCGCCCTGGGCTTCTCCATGGTGCTGCTCGCCGCCTGCAGCAGCTCGTCCGACGACGGTGGCGGTGATGGCACCACGACCACCACGGTTCCCGCTGTCGAGCCCGTCGACTTCAGTGGCCCGGGCCCCTACGAGGTGGGCACCACCACCATCGACATGGGCGACCGGGTGGCCTACGTCTTCTACCCGGCCGATGCTGCCGCCACGGCCGAGGCCGAGGTGGTCGACGGCTACAGCTCGGCGGTGGCCTTCCCCGAGGCCGTGCGCGCCGTCATGCCCGAGCAGTTCGTGCAGGACATCCCCCTCGACGCCTACCGCGACGTCGCCCCCTCCCCCGATGGCCCCTTCCCGGTGATCATCCACTCCCACGGCTTCGGGGGTTACGCCGCCTACGCCTCGCAGCACTTCGAGCACATGGCCTCGTGGGGGTTCGTGACCGCGTCGCCGGAGCACGTCGAACGTGACCTGGCCGCCTCCGCGCTGGGCACGGTCGAGCGGGGTGCCGACGTGGAGGTGTTGCGCGCCACCTACGCCGAGCTCGAGGAGGCCGACGCCGGCGGTCTCCTCGCCGGCTCGATGGACCTCGACCAGCTCGCCGTCGAGGGCCACAGCGCCGGGGGCTCGGCGGTGATGAGCTTCGCCGCCGACCCCGAGGTGAAGACCGTGATCGGCCAGGCCCCCGGGCCGGGCGTCGACGTCGACCCCGAGGCACCCGATCGGGAGGCGGCGCTCACTGCGGCCTACGCGGATGCCACCCCGCCGGACAAGCCGTCGATGATCCTCGCCGGTGAGGTGGACGCCACCATCCCGCTCACCTCGGTGGACCTGCTCTTCGACTGGTTGGCCCCACCCAAGCGCTACGCCGTGCTGGCTGCCGCCGGCCACAATGCCTTCACCGACCTGTGCGCCCCCATCCGGGCCCAGGGCGGCCTCACCCAGTTCGCCGGGACGTTGCCGGTGCCCGACCAGCTGCTGGAGCTGGGCGAGGACGGCTGCACCGAGGGCGACCTCGAGCCCGAGCTGGGGTACCGGATCATCGACCACCTGACCGTGGCCCAGCTGCGAGACGTGTTCGGGATCGACGCCGAGGTGGCCGCCGCCTCGCTCGAGCAGGCCTGGTTGGAGGAGCTGTTCCCGGGCGCTCTGGCTCGCTACGAGTACGTGCCCTAG
- a CDS encoding LapA family protein, producing the protein MADQTHEHGPPKSSLPVGAGGITLIVAIVLLLVFMLQNTKSVTIDFLLWSFTSPLWGVILGSAIVGAAAWLGFGAIRQHRKTSKAT; encoded by the coding sequence ATGGCTGACCAGACGCACGAGCACGGCCCGCCCAAGAGCTCACTGCCCGTCGGGGCCGGCGGCATCACCTTGATCGTGGCGATCGTGCTGCTGCTGGTGTTCATGTTGCAGAACACCAAATCGGTCACCATCGACTTCTTGTTGTGGAGCTTCACGTCCCCGTTGTGGGGGGTGATCCTCGGCTCGGCCATCGTCGGTGCCGCGGCCTGGCTGGGGTTCGGGGCCATCCGCCAGCATCGCAAGACGTCCAAGGCCACCTGA
- a CDS encoding MBL fold metallo-hydrolase has protein sequence MSDAAAAPSRLYFRQLLAGRDIATQDPVARQMVNFVYLVGDRETGEAVAIDPAYDIGGILDVVEADGMRLTGALATHYHPDHVGGDMMGYGIEGVHELLARTQVPVHVQADEAPYVQKVTDLETTDLVTHHSGDTVMVGEIPIELIHTPGHTPGSQCFFVDGMLVSGDTLFLEGCGRTDLPGGDAAALYESVTQKLAKVPDDAILFPGHLYSPQPSAPMGETRRTNFVFRPRNVQEWLSMLGAG, from the coding sequence ATGTCCGACGCCGCTGCCGCTCCCAGCCGCCTCTACTTCCGCCAGCTGCTGGCGGGACGAGACATCGCCACCCAGGACCCGGTGGCCCGCCAGATGGTCAACTTCGTCTACCTCGTGGGCGACCGCGAGACGGGCGAGGCGGTGGCCATCGACCCGGCCTACGACATCGGCGGCATCCTCGACGTCGTGGAGGCCGACGGCATGCGCCTCACCGGCGCGCTGGCCACCCACTACCACCCCGACCACGTGGGCGGCGACATGATGGGCTACGGCATCGAGGGCGTCCACGAGCTCCTGGCCCGCACCCAGGTGCCGGTGCACGTGCAGGCCGACGAGGCCCCCTACGTCCAGAAGGTCACCGACCTCGAGACCACCGACCTCGTCACCCACCACAGCGGCGACACCGTCATGGTCGGCGAGATCCCCATCGAGCTCATCCACACGCCCGGGCACACGCCGGGCAGCCAGTGCTTCTTCGTCGACGGCATGCTCGTCTCGGGCGACACGCTCTTCCTCGAGGGCTGCGGCCGCACCGACCTCCCCGGAGGCGACGCCGCCGCCCTGTACGAGAGCGTCACCCAGAAGCTGGCCAAGGTGCCCGACGACGCCATCCTCTTCCCGGGCCACCTCTACTCACCCCAGCCGTCGGCGCCCATGGGCGAGACCCGCCGCACCAACTTCGTGTTCCGCCCCCGCAACGTGCAGGAGTGGCTGTCGATGCTCGGCGCCGGTTGA
- a CDS encoding fatty acid desaturase, giving the protein MSVSSGSRRTRTSMVPPPDLLPDVLPTERLTATGMPVPALRDELRRIPTVRNVANVASVWIQSVGMLALAAWVSAQAPTAVAVGVWIVAFVLMGRAFALFSILAHEAAHRLLFPEKRWNDLVGKWLLAYPAFVPFDAYRRSHFAHHKDELGPHEPDLNLYRGYPITKASWHRKLRRDAFGSSGGKNLKGLLGALRSATSRPVALRIVATQAVLAVALGVAFGRWWLWPLLWLAPWMTVWRVLNRLRAVAEHGGMERSADRRRTTHVVDQHWASRFWIVPFNTGWHLAHHADMGVPFQHLPAVHRELVDSGWVTPQITYRSYTQLWKTASTG; this is encoded by the coding sequence GTGAGCGTCAGTTCCGGATCCCGGAGGACCCGCACCTCGATGGTGCCGCCTCCCGATCTGCTGCCCGATGTGTTGCCCACCGAGCGGCTCACGGCCACGGGCATGCCGGTGCCCGCCCTCCGCGATGAGCTGCGGCGCATCCCCACGGTGCGCAACGTGGCCAACGTGGCGTCGGTGTGGATCCAATCGGTGGGGATGCTGGCCCTGGCCGCGTGGGTCTCGGCACAGGCGCCGACGGCGGTGGCGGTGGGCGTGTGGATCGTCGCCTTCGTGCTCATGGGCCGGGCCTTCGCCCTGTTCTCGATCCTGGCCCACGAGGCCGCCCACCGCCTGCTGTTCCCCGAGAAGCGGTGGAACGACCTGGTCGGCAAGTGGTTGCTGGCCTACCCGGCGTTCGTGCCCTTCGACGCGTATCGGCGCAGCCACTTCGCCCACCACAAGGACGAGCTGGGCCCCCACGAGCCCGATCTCAACCTGTACCGGGGCTACCCGATCACCAAGGCCTCGTGGCACCGCAAGCTGCGTCGCGACGCCTTCGGCTCCTCGGGCGGGAAGAACCTGAAGGGCCTCCTCGGCGCCCTGCGCTCGGCCACCAGCCGGCCCGTGGCGCTGCGCATCGTGGCCACCCAGGCGGTGCTGGCGGTGGCGCTCGGGGTGGCGTTCGGTCGCTGGTGGCTGTGGCCGCTCCTCTGGTTGGCGCCGTGGATGACGGTGTGGCGGGTGCTCAACCGGTTGCGGGCGGTGGCCGAGCACGGCGGCATGGAGCGATCGGCCGATCGGCGCCGCACCACCCACGTGGTCGACCAGCACTGGGCCTCCCGGTTCTGGATCGTGCCGTTCAACACCGGCTGGCACCTGGCCCACCACGCCGACATGGGCGTGCCCTTCCAACACCTGCCGGCCGTGCACCGAGAGCTGGTCGACTCGGGCTGGGTCACGCCCCAGATCACCTACCGCAGCTACACCCAGCTCTGGAAGACTGCGTCGACGGGCTGA
- a CDS encoding cytochrome P450 codes for MTDVAARAERTHEPLTDQFLGVELSVADAPAYYAELRAKGRLLWNASQGFWVAPHHAEVMAVSTDPATFRSGQGILTFEIGAEYATPPTMMHTDPPEHTRYRSLVQPAFGRRVVRTLDESVRAAAEALVADLPVGEPVDVVAPLAVPLPVQVIAQLLGLPEERWDDVWEWSEASIPGTDTYADPERRAALHDEMLQELLRLVGQARTNPTDDVISQLVGVEVDGDRLTDDEMTMFLNQLLVAGNETTRNTISGGLVALAENPDQWQRLVEDRSLVPGAVEEILRWTTAVIYFMRTATRDVVLGGEQVLAGDPVVMLYASANLDPEQFGPDAAEFRIDRAPNHHVAFGFGAHFCLGAALARLEVAAVLDALLDRGVTRLELAGPVGRSRSNIIAGVTEAPMVLHTS; via the coding sequence ATGACCGACGTCGCTGCTCGCGCCGAGCGCACGCACGAGCCGCTCACCGACCAGTTCCTCGGCGTCGAGCTGTCGGTCGCCGACGCCCCGGCGTACTACGCCGAGCTGCGGGCGAAGGGCCGGCTGTTGTGGAACGCCTCCCAGGGCTTCTGGGTGGCGCCGCACCACGCCGAGGTGATGGCCGTGAGCACCGACCCGGCCACCTTCCGCTCGGGCCAGGGCATCCTCACCTTCGAGATCGGCGCCGAGTACGCCACGCCGCCCACGATGATGCACACCGACCCGCCTGAGCACACCCGCTACCGGTCGCTGGTGCAGCCCGCCTTCGGCCGGCGGGTCGTGCGCACCCTCGACGAGTCGGTGCGGGCCGCGGCCGAGGCCCTGGTCGCCGACCTGCCCGTCGGCGAGCCGGTTGACGTGGTGGCCCCGCTGGCGGTGCCCCTGCCGGTGCAGGTGATCGCCCAGCTCCTCGGCCTTCCCGAGGAGCGCTGGGACGACGTGTGGGAGTGGTCCGAGGCGTCGATCCCCGGCACCGACACCTACGCCGACCCCGAGCGCCGGGCCGCGTTGCACGACGAGATGCTCCAGGAGCTCCTGCGCCTCGTCGGCCAGGCCCGCACCAACCCGACCGACGACGTCATCTCCCAGCTCGTCGGGGTGGAGGTCGACGGCGACCGCCTCACCGACGACGAGATGACGATGTTCCTCAACCAGCTGCTGGTGGCCGGCAACGAGACCACCCGCAACACCATCTCGGGGGGACTGGTGGCGCTGGCCGAGAACCCCGACCAGTGGCAGCGGCTGGTCGAGGACCGCTCGCTCGTGCCCGGTGCCGTCGAGGAGATCCTGCGCTGGACCACCGCCGTCATCTACTTCATGCGCACCGCCACCCGCGACGTGGTCCTTGGCGGAGAGCAGGTCCTCGCCGGCGACCCGGTGGTGATGCTCTACGCCTCGGCCAACCTCGACCCCGAGCAGTTCGGGCCCGACGCCGCCGAGTTCCGCATCGACCGCGCACCGAACCACCACGTGGCGTTCGGGTTCGGCGCCCACTTCTGCCTCGGCGCGGCGCTGGCCCGCCTCGAGGTGGCGGCCGTGCTCGACGCCCTGCTCGACCGGGGCGTCACCCGCCTCGAGCTGGCCGGCCCGGTGGGTCGCTCACGCTCCAACATCATCGCCGGGGTCACCGAGGCCCCCATGGTCCTGCACACCTCCTGA
- the larC gene encoding nickel pincer cofactor biosynthesis protein LarC yields MADHQHDHTHPHDHSHDHSHDSAPSALAWDGVTVPASGGAPGTTVAWFHCFSGIAGDMALGALLDAGADLDEVRALLARLPVSGWSLETETVMRSGIGGTKVHVRTEASPPHRRASDVVAIVAEAGLPDRVHRRALATFRALAEAEGHLHRQPPETVHFHEVGALDAIVDVVGTCAALEVLGVDEVASSPVADGLGTVRAAHGELPVPVPAVVSLLAGAPTYGLPIARELTTPTGAALLAANVVQWGPMPAMTITASGFGAGTAELDERPNLTQVVLGTRTAADGSVAEGQPVVALEANVDDVTGEVLAHTIARLLDAGAHDAWVTPIVMKKGRPAHTVHVLADPALAPVLRDLLVAETGTLGVRASTMQRWPQAREVHTVEVDGQTVRVKVSGSRAKAEHDDVAAAARALGRPLRDVARRAEQVWADDHRN; encoded by the coding sequence GTGGCTGACCACCAGCACGACCACACGCATCCCCACGACCACAGCCACGACCACAGCCACGACAGCGCCCCGTCCGCCCTGGCGTGGGACGGGGTGACGGTGCCGGCGTCGGGCGGGGCGCCCGGCACCACCGTGGCCTGGTTCCACTGCTTCTCGGGCATCGCCGGCGACATGGCCCTCGGCGCTCTGCTCGACGCCGGCGCCGACCTCGACGAGGTGCGAGCCCTGCTGGCCCGCCTCCCGGTGAGCGGCTGGTCGCTCGAGACCGAGACGGTCATGCGCTCCGGGATCGGCGGCACCAAGGTCCACGTGCGCACGGAGGCCTCGCCGCCGCACCGCCGCGCCTCCGATGTGGTGGCCATCGTGGCCGAGGCGGGCCTGCCCGATCGGGTGCACCGTCGGGCGTTGGCCACCTTCCGGGCCCTGGCCGAGGCCGAGGGCCACCTGCACCGCCAGCCGCCCGAGACGGTCCACTTCCACGAGGTCGGCGCCCTCGACGCCATCGTCGACGTGGTCGGCACCTGCGCCGCCCTCGAGGTGCTCGGCGTCGACGAGGTCGCCTCCAGCCCCGTGGCCGACGGCCTCGGCACCGTTCGGGCCGCCCACGGCGAGCTGCCGGTGCCCGTCCCGGCGGTGGTGTCGCTGCTGGCCGGCGCCCCCACCTACGGGCTGCCCATCGCCCGCGAGCTCACCACCCCCACCGGCGCCGCGCTGCTGGCCGCCAACGTCGTGCAGTGGGGGCCCATGCCGGCCATGACCATCACCGCCAGCGGCTTCGGGGCCGGCACCGCCGAGCTCGACGAGCGCCCCAACCTCACCCAGGTGGTTCTCGGCACCCGCACCGCGGCCGACGGCTCGGTGGCCGAGGGCCAGCCCGTGGTGGCGCTCGAGGCCAACGTCGACGACGTCACCGGCGAGGTGCTGGCCCACACCATCGCCCGCCTGCTCGACGCTGGCGCCCACGACGCCTGGGTCACGCCCATCGTCATGAAGAAGGGGCGGCCGGCCCACACCGTGCACGTGCTGGCCGACCCCGCCCTCGCCCCGGTGTTGCGGGACCTACTCGTTGCCGAGACCGGCACCCTCGGGGTGCGGGCCTCGACGATGCAGCGCTGGCCCCAGGCGCGCGAGGTCCACACCGTCGAGGTCGACGGCCAGACCGTGCGGGTGAAGGTCAGCGGGTCACGGGCCAAGGCCGAGCACGACGACGTGGCCGCTGCCGCCCGCGCCCTGGGCCGCCCGTTGCGCGACGTCGCCCGCCGCGCCGAGCAGGTCTGGGCGGACGACCACCGCAACTGA